One Argentina anserina chromosome 6, drPotAnse1.1, whole genome shotgun sequence genomic window, TCTGTTTCACATTCATAACCAGAGTACTGCTCTATCCTCAAAAGAATGCCAAAgaacagaaaaacaaaaagccTGGATCACCACATTTACATTACAGCAACATTACAAGTGCAAAAAGCTACACAAATAGACAGAGACAATCAATATCACTAATAGGGAGAACCAGTTCTGACGATGAGCTGCTAGAGGTCAGAGGACGACTAAATCGAATGCGATGGTAGCAAACATCCAGGTCACTACCAACCAAAGAAGCTAAATATacaagtttaaaaaaaaaagtaatgcTGAAAAATATATAGTCAATTAAATGGCTGACAAAAAAGGTAAAGAAGCAGAAATTAAGAATTTGAATGCAAAAATGATTGACCCAGAAAAGGGAAAAGTGCAAAAGAATGTAAGTGTAtgtaaaaaaagaaattaaaataccTGAATCGCTACATCTTGTAACTAACAAATAGTCAAATACAAAAGTACAAAGTTTGGTAGCATGTGAGATACCTTAGAGGGGAACCTGATGCAGTGGCGCAAGTATTCCACATCCGGCGACATGCTGCAACAGCAGAAATATTTGGCAGTGAGGCGGTGGAGCTCGATGTCGTCGCCGAGGCCGCCGCACCTGCAGAACAAGTCGACGAGGCCTTGATCAAGAAGGACGAGAAGTTATGTGCCTCTAtctggtgtttttttttttgggagacATAGTAATAGCCATCGTGTAATTTAGGCCAAATTTTTGGGCAAAGCATTAAGCGTTTTCTGAAATTGACCTTTCTATGATTTTCAATCTCAtggtgacttttttctaattactTATGTTCAAATGGACCCAGATCTATGTGATAAGAATGAAGGTTCACAGCATGTAACATAAATGAACAAGTTTCTTTTTGGGAGTATAGATACATTACTTCATTGTTCTATGAGGCGTTGCACTAAACACATACTCGGATAAGACCCGATCTTTGCACTTTGTGACCCTATCCGAGTATGTGCTTAGTGCAACGCCTCATAGAACAATGAAGTAATGCATCTATACTCCCAAAAAGAAACTTGTTCATTTATGTTACCTGATGTGAACCTTCATTCATTTCACCTTTCATAGATTTGGGAAATGCGGTTTTGGTTTGAGAAGTGCAGGGCACGTGCAATaagtaataaaaaaacaaagggAAATAAGAGGGTCTGCCTCATAACCCCTCATTATCCAAAATGACCACCACAATCACCGGCTGCCATCTAACCCAAAagaaaaggaggaagaagaagccaCTCACCCACCCACCTCACTTGACTCTATCCTTCCCAAATCTCTACTGCGGAGGCTGCGGAGCTTCAAATCTACCAGCACCCAAAGATTGTTTACTCACCCAAAGATGACTCAAGAAGCCGAAAGCAAACATTGAGCGAGCCGAAAAATCCAGAACAACCAAATAGAGAGGGCAAAAGAAAAGGCTACAAACTATTCTAGATCACCAATACTGGAAATTTGGTGAAGGCAAAGAACAATGTAGAGGATCAATCCAGGGTTTTGTGGGCCCCATTCGACGTCGTAGTAGTGATGGCGAGTCCGTGGTCAATAACGCCAAGCTTCGGTAAGGCTTGTCGATAACACCGGGGTCAAGTGTTGTAGAGTTCGGTGAGCGACGTGTCGTGTCTATTTGCGTGTTCGTGTAGGATCGCATGTGTCCATTTTTTATCCAAATAGGATACATGTGTCTAGACGTGGCGAATCCGAACGTGTCAGTGTCAGACACGCGATACATAGGCACTTTGTCGCGTCTGTGCTTCTTATGTTCCTAGTATTCTATATTTATATGGATTGTTTTGTGAGGAAGTACCGCTCGAGGTTTTGTTTTCTAGCTTTATGTTCTATTCGTGATGTAGGATTGTTTGATGTTTAATCGTATTATAGGTCATATTCATTCGTTCTTGATTAGTGAATGTTGAGACAaatcttctattaataaaattagaagGGAAGTTCTAtagttaaatttttaaaatacCTAAAATACCTAcagtttattaatttttttgaattttgtctggatataatgctaatggtacGATTGAATTTACAATTATAAAGGTAAAAAAGAGAGGATTTctataaaggaaaaaaaatatcatgatCCTAGAATTCAGTTCAAATGAATAATAACTATCAACTATTGTGAAGATAACTCTCTAAACTAGCTActatcaatttttcttttatcaatttttcttttgtagaaatagaaaaaaaatcaaatgataATAGAAGAATGTGTCATGAGCCTAGTATAATTCATACAACTTGTTTAGAGCCAAACCCATAAATGATGCATATACATGGTGGGTGCATGACTATCATATCGGGAAATTACGTTCTTTATCAGAAGAGATAGTCATTCACTTTCTTCCTTAATTATAGTTACCGTGAGTTGAACTAAATGGTAACCCATGAAATATTGTTgtacctcaaacatcaacatgCAATGTTGATTATGTTTTTGGGTTCAGACTAATGTATGTTTCAGCGGCATAATATGCATCAATTTTCCATAAGTTCTGTGTAATAGCTTTTTGATATGATTTTTTCAAGGTTTTTATCGAAATATTTTGGTCAAAATTTTAGTTCTTTACTAAATTGCTCCGAAGACATTGCGCTGTTTTTCAGGCCAAGCTTAAACCTTAAATTTACAAGCCAATGGGTTGATCCTGGTCCAATCAAAATGAAGACGAATTTACTAACCTAGTACATTAACACGACCAGCCGTCGTAGAATTGAAACGTATATAAAAATGTCGTACACGTTGCAATATGTAGTACCGCCCACGGATTTGCAGCTTCACAATTtcggtttttctttcttctgcgTTTAACTATATATAAGACTCGAAACCCTCCatctactctctctctctctctcaaattttGTCTTCCTCTTCAGAACCATTCTCTCTGCAAATGTCGTCGGAACCTAAGACCAAGATTGCATCCCTAAGGGAATGGGTGGTCGAGCATAAGCTCCGAACTGTTGGTAATTCTCTTCTTATTTCTCCTTGTTTGATTTGGCCTCGAAAGTTCTTCTCTTTCGTTTTGAGATCATGCAAGATATTAATTTGAGTGATTTAGATCATTGCTTTTGATGATTGTTTTATAATTGGCTTCGTTTATGAAATGCGAATCTTCGTTTGGAAAAAGATTGAATCTTGATGATTCTCTTTGGCAGGATATTGCTCTTGTTGCTTGTCTTTGTGTTTGTTGTTTGATATTGAAAAAAAGGTGGTTGTATCTGGGCTTGAATACCTGTGTTTTATAAGTATCTTTGTTCATGTATAATGAAGAGGTGGTGTCGTCACTGTTGTGTTTCTGGTTTTgacattaattttattttgcatAACCGGAAAAGGGGCTCTGTGGATTACTGGAATAGCCGGTTCAATAGCTTACAACTGGTCAAGTCCCAAGAAATTTCAAGTGAAGGTGATTCATGCCAGGtaaatttttgtgtttatGATTTTGGTCGGTTTGGCATTGCCAATGGCATTATGCTGTGGTGAATCCCACAGCAGCCAGGTCTACCTTTTCACTAAATCTTGTTTTGATAGATTAGCTTTCAACCAAATTGAGCCTCTATTATTGGACCTTGatcatttcaattcaaatCATTTTTTTGGTTTAATAAGAGTTTTGGTTACAGATTTTAAAGGACTTTATTTTAGATTGGAACCAGGGGTTACTCATGCTGCAAACTGGTGCCTTGTTAGGTTCTCTTTCCCTGCCAGTGTTTAAAAATTCTAGTAGAACTCTTACCCGGAGCAGCATAGGTGTCCCTGGTACGAAAAATCTTTGATCAAGATTGTCATTGTAAAGAAAAGGTTATGGAGCTTTGTAGTTGTTTAAATTTGAATAGATTCTGATTCATGTGTATAATTGTGTCTGAATTGATAAAGAAAATTTTGTCATGTTCTTTTGTTAGCATCCCTGTAATCTGTACGCACTTAGTTTAGATGATTTACATCACCGTTTTTCAACTACTACATTAGTCGGCAGTCTGTACTTCTGACTGATGCCATCTAGTATGTTCATATGAGAAAATGTCCTTGAATATGATGCATGCTTTCTGAAAACAGCCACTCAGATATGCAATATGACCCTTCTGTAGTCTCTTTAATCCTTTAGCTTAGTTCATCATTTGGAAGATAGAATGATGAAGGTATTAATATACTAAGCATTATGCTTGAAGGGCCTTGTGACATCGTGAGAGTAGGAgtatggagtacaaagaattGAGTGCAACTTTTTCATAGGCCTTAATTCTGTATATCAGCTTTCTTTGATGGCTTTCACTTTAACTGGTGGTGCTTTTTTTCTGATGATGTCTCCACACTTGTGTAATTTCAGGTTGAATGCGCAGGCTATCACACTGGCTGCATTATTTGGTAGTGCTGTAGTTGAATACTATGACCATCAAACTGGTAAAAAGGCTGACAAGTATGCCAAGTACATGCACATTGAAAACTTCCAAAGCAAGGATTAAGTAACGTCCCATGTAACATACCATGGCTACTACTATTTTGAACAACCAAATGCTCTCCTTGGTTGTGCTGGCTTAGTATGGTGTAACTTTGATAATTAATTGTGCATTGAGGTATTCAGTTCATTGATTACTTGAATActatcaattttgatacaGAATAAATCATATCTCTGCTGTAATTGAAGTTGCTTAacagttttattttttagatttACCGGTTGGGTCATTTATGTGCTCAGTACTGAGTCATATCGGTATTTATCCCACTCTTGCTTTAATGTATTGCAAAGTAGAGGCATATGCAAACTGTTAAAACTGTTCACATGGCAAGTATCGTGAATAGAAATGTGCTTTATGTcataaatatctaaaattagCAGTGAAAATGCAACTGCCATTGTCAAAAGAAGAGAATCAAAAGATGCAACGAGGCAGTGGAGAGCTCAATTTATGCCTATGCTTTACTTCTCTTACCAGTATAAAAGAAGGAAATTTAGGGAGTACTTCACCAACTGAATAACCAATAATGAAGTTGAGTTGGCACTTTCCTCCGAAGTTTGCTAGTGCTGCAAAGTTGATTAGGCAAAGCAGTTTGTTGCTGAGATGCAGGTTAGAAGGTGAATGTTCTTGTGAAGATGTAGGTTAGAAGGGGAATACTTTGTCATGTGGAGGCCAGTTAATTCTTGTTCGCTTTAACACAATTGGTTTATCTAACCACATACACATGTTACTAATAATCTGCCATGAGTTTTTGGAAGTATGAGAGCTTGGAAAATCATGGCTGAAGCCTGAAGGTAATTCTCTTTTTTGAAAGGGCTGAAGGTGTTAGAGACTTGCAGGGACGCAGATGTGAATCAAGGAAAGATAAAATCATGTTCATATTCTTTGCATGGGAGTATTGCTGATTTGCTTAACAAGTTCTAGCCATGACATCAACATGTTCAATTTCTAAACTAAACATGACCTCTGAAATTTGGTGCAGTATCTGATAACTTTTTAATCTATTACAACTCCAATTTGtcaaatgaagtaaatcattcACTATTGGTGAAACTCTTGAAGAATTCATCTTTCTTAAAACCAATAATTACTTACATTTCTAACTTTTCATTGCTGTGAAAAGTAGAAATATCGACTTCTCCTCTGTAACAGGATTGAAACTTACCACTGCCATAGAAAgcagaaatatatatttcgTCAGGTACATTGCCTCCGTTGATGGAAACAATACTATTGCCATAAATAAGTGCTTGATTATAGAAGATATATCCCATGAATTGAATAGGAAGATACTTCAGTTTTTTTGTGCCAGTGTTATATAAGACGATCTGTCCTTCATTATTTTCCATGAAAAGGTGTTCACCGTTGCAAAATAGCAATGGATATCCAACACATTCCACTGGTCCTATACTTAAATGTTTTGTCCATGAACCCATGCCATCACCTAgatcatccatcatcacccaCATATCGTAAGATTGAGCAACTCTACTTTCTTCTTGATTGCTCAATAGAGCAATGAACTCTTTCCAAATTGCAAGTGTCATTACTCTACATCCATCTGATAAATCCGGATACGATATCTCATTAAATTGTTCATGActcatatcaaatgaaagaacgAATCCATCATGTGGAAGATGTTGTTGGTAACCAGATACGAGCCAGTAACATTGTCCGTTGAAGTATACAGACGCATGAGAAGACTGCCTCTGCGTAACATAAGTAGTCATTTCACTATATATGGTCTTCATCTTGATATCTCTCCAAGAATTCGAATGCATATCGTATACTTCTGCTTTGAACCAATAACATACTTCATCAAATATTACGAATCTAACAACTTTGTAATCTTTACCTTTAGGATCATAGCCAAATCCCAAATATTCTGTATAACAATTTAGCTCATAGAATAGCAACTCATCCTCATCGttgggaaggagaagaagagacttGGGAAGAAGCTTGAATTCCTTCATAGCTGGGTTCCATAAAATAGCGTTACCAATGAAAAGTTTTAAACAGAGGATTCCATCACAATGACCTGCAACAATTAGATCCGAAGAATGTTTTAGCTTTAGGGGAGCCGGAAGCGGAACCTTAAGATCCTCAACCACAGTTGATAGAAGGTAATCATCATCACTCACATTGCAGAGATTAAGTGAAGATAACTGAGTTTCGACATTGTCGTCACCATTCAGACATTCCTCCCTCTCAGgttctatgattttattgtCCTTGTCCTTAAGGACTGGGCGCTTGAAAAGGACTGACATAGAGGATGCTCCCATATAATTAGAAAGGTGTTTAGCTACAAAACTAGGGCTTTTGATTTTATTACACCATAAACTGCATACACACTTAAATCGCATCAAAGATTTGGGAGGCAGTCTGGATAGAAGTTGCTCCACGAAGTCTtctgtcaaatacaatttgCTTAACCTTCCCATATCTCTCCAAGGGAGATAGAGTATATGGTTTACCTTGGAATTTTGATCGTGGAGGCCAAGAGAAATAGCGACTTTCTAACGTTAGTATCTATGTTTATTGTTTTCCTTTTGACTATTGAAGACATCATGATCAAATGTTCCTTATTCTTACCGtttttaattaagaaaaaatagaggCCAACACGTAGTCGAATTTGGCTGGCCAGGCAGAAACTCTGCCATTTATTCTGACCAGCCATAAGTTACAAAGCCATTAGGCGTTTGTCCATTTTATTATGCACTTTTGTAATTAGTAACAATAGAATAGCGACACGTATAAATTTAATTGGTTGCGTTTTGGATGCGTAAATCACTCGATCCATGCGTGGTATGGAAGACAAGAACACCCCACCGGAGTATGAGCTCTGCCTTTGAGCTGGCGATGACCCGGATCCCCAATAGTGGCAACGATTACCTAAGAATGAGGAAGTACTACGCCTAACGTATGACCGGGAGTTGTTTTACGAGCTCGGAACTCACTCATTCGGCCAACCATGACTGGGAAACTGGTTACGTTCGGACCTAACGTCGCTGGAAATGATCAAGCCTCACAAGGCGAGTGCATCGGCGTACAAAGACGGTTTAATGCGATCGTCTTTCCAACaaacattaatttaattaaaaatatatatgttaatcttaAACAACATTAAACACATTTtctaaatgattttttttttcactataaTAAAGGATGTACTTCTCTAAGTATCAAAGCAGCCCAACCAAAGGTCAACAAAAAACCCATACATTGAAACCCAAGGGTCCAAATAACATAAAAAAGGGATTCAACACGTGAGTTTAGAAAATAACGCCATTTTGtggaaaataaaatcagattCGGTAATCTTCAACCTCTCGCTCCGCCCCCAAGTTTCGCattctgaaaagaaaaacaccgCCCCGGCGCCTTGGCAGTCGCCTTTCCAGCAGCGAGGCGGCGATCGTCCCGGTGAGGCTTTTTCCCTCCCGCCCCACACCAAAGAGCACATCCGCGACGCCTCGGAGGCGTCTTTGAAAACATTGGAAATGATCGATCAACTCGCTGAGCTGCACATGCTGGTGATTTGTGTTCCATTAGGTTTAGTTTTGAGGTTTTGACTATGACTATTTACTGCCACTGCCGGCCACCGTCTGTACGTAATGGTGGTTTTGGGTCTGGTTCTTTGGTTTCTGGGTGGCTTATAATCATTCCAATAATCATTGTATCAGTTTGAGACTTGAGTATTAATTTAGTTGTTGTGTCAAAAATGTAGGGCTGGTCAAATGAACATGTTACAGAAGTTTTGAAGACGTACGATTTCTTTACAGTAAGATAAAAATGCATGGCAAGTATGTACGTAAAGAAGTGGCATTGCTATTTGTCTTCAAAAAAGAACAGAAAGTGTTTTCTGATTCATCGATCTTTCTGTCTTTCAAGGACAAGAGATTTCGTTAGAAATTACATCTTTGCTCTAATCAAACTTATTTCCAGTACTCTTAAGCGAAATTATACTAAGTTTACAAACAAACTGGTTATAGTTTCCATGCGACAAATAATGAACTGGGAGATGCCTAAGTTTGTCGGTAACGAAGTTGTAGGAGACTGATATTCagttttggtaagcagaataACATCGCTCTTCCAAAGCCCCAATGTAAGTGGAACCCTGATCTCGGCCTTCAACGAGGACACAATGGATATTTGTTTTGTCCAAGAACGCTTGACACCAGTGGTAGCAAAGTCGTCCATCTCCCAAATTTCAAAAGGTTCATATCTCCACCGAGGTAAAAACCATATAGAACAATGGATTCCTTGCACACCGTGTGTATAAATTCATGAAGATCGAGGGAACTTATAGAAACAATCCGGGAGTTTTACACTAtgaaataatttaaattacatgaaatcAAGAGAGATTAAAACTAGAATTGGTGTATATACTTAATATCAACTATCTATTACAAACTTATGGTGATGCTCTTATATAGAGATGATAGTACAACTATTCTACCAATATACAATTGAGAATTTATTGATGTATTGAAGACATTGATAGTTTTGTCAATGATAAAGATTTATAAGCTTGTATGTCAAAGATTGTATGCTATTGTTGGTGTGACTTCTTTGTTTGTGTGTTATGTTGTTTCACATTAACATGCTTATCTTTAACAAAATACTCGGTCACGCATCAAATCAAATAACCAGATACTTTAGGTCCTCCACATCTttgtcataatgagacatGTATTCTTTTGGTTCGTCATAATGTCATATCCCTTCCAATAGAAAATACCTTTGAAGCATGTCTGACAATCCAAGCCAAATATGTTTCTAGTTTCTGTTTGTAAATTATCAGCATTGAGATTTAATAACGAGATGCTCTTCATACTCGCCATCATATAGGTCTTTGAAGAATGACATCCTAACAAGCAAGTAATCTTCAGATTTTGGATCAAACCCGATTCCGACATAGTATCCTATACCCTCTGGAATGCATGACTCGGGAATCATCTTGAATTGGTTGATTGCTGGATTGTATAGAGCAATTTTGTCACATATATAGATAAACGAACTAGTCCGTCACAATGAGCTAAAATAGTAACTGATTCATCACGAACACTGCTAGGATTAACAGGAGGGAGCTCAATTAAGGGCCCCTTAACCTTTAACCCCATAGAAGGTGGAAAGTGGATGTCCTCCAAACTGAAACGAAGGTTATGATAATTAACATTCCCATaatcttctcttctttttcttctcattgTCTCTCATTCTCCGCAAATCTCATGCATCGATTTCACCAACTTCAGACGAATAAGGGATCTTGTATTGAAATTCATTTTTGCATTCTAAGAATATATTGTCTGATTTTTTGTGTCAACCTAGAGGAGGCCTGGAGATACTTAATTAGACAGGAGATTGTTGTACCAAATTTATTTGGAAAACCAATATTTCGCTGTATTGGTGGTCTTGATGGTCCCAGCCAATGTTCTTGTCTGACTGAATTTGATCTGAAGTTCTCAAACAAAGGGAACTGCCTGACGATAATCTTTTGTTCACAATTCATAGGgcataaaaaatgaaatctaATTGGAGCACCGATTGAAGAACAAAACGTTTGAATTTGCCAAATCCAAAAACATGATCAAGAGGCTAGGAATGTAAAACTGTCTCATGGTTTTAAAGGTTCATGTTACAAGTGCGACACTTCACGAGAGAGATGCATGAACAAAAGATTACAAACCCcacttataattaattacgATGGCATAATCAGCCATACAAATTTGGAAGCTGGATCATTGTCAAAGCCAGCTCACTTATGTGCAGCACAAGTTCAAGAACTGCATGTTCAAATAATTGGTAAGGAATTCATTTCTTTACCAATAATTGTTCAAATATGTTTTTGGCAGAAATAATGATCCACTGATAACCTGAAGAATAGTTTGTTTTTGTCAAAGCAGAACAGGATCACCAGAGATAACATGGCCGGAGAATTCGCTCAAATCCTACATTTGCCATTAACACCATCTTATTCCATATCCTCAAGGTGAAGAAACTAGAGGAAACTTAAGTCCAGCACACCACGATGTGGCTATAGACAACATTTTCAGGGCACCACCACAGTAACTTGTAGCCTGTCAGGTCATTAACAGACCCCGAGATATATCGTTTCTCAAGCATACATAATTTAGGATTTCAGTTATAGCAGTGGTAGTTTACTTCACCAACAAGAATAATGAGAACGGCCTATGACCGATTTTGTGAAGATGTCCTCTCAGACCCATGCCGCCGTAAGCTGTTTCCCCTAATTGTTGACTCTGATCCACTTCCACCCTGGTGAAGGGCAGCCCAACCAGGATCACGATCGACCTGATTCATCGAGAATGAGGGCAGGTGATCCCGTTCCCATGCATGATAACGAGTAGATAACGGATTTTCAGCTTCTTGGTAATTACGGCCTGATGAACCAgaagggtaaaaatagaaaccaCCATTTTGTTCTGATGATGAAGCCACTGGCCCCACTTGAGGCAAACCTCTTTGATTGCTTGTTCTCCGGGCTCCTGAAATCATGGGGGTGCGCATTGTTGGAGAATTTCTAGGCTGTTGCTGTTGATAGTAGGCCTGAAGAGCTTGGACTCTGTCGCGAGCCCG contains:
- the LOC126797663 gene encoding uncharacterized protein LOC126797663 — its product is MSSEPKTKIASLREWVVEHKLRTVGALWITGIAGSIAYNWSSPKKFQVKVIHARLNAQAITLAALFGSAVVEYYDHQTGKKADKYAKYMHIENFQSKD
- the LOC126800856 gene encoding F-box/kelch-repeat protein At3g23880-like, encoding MGRLSKLYLTEDFVEQLLSRLPPKSLMRFKCVCSLWCNKIKSPSFVAKHLSNYMGASSMSVLFKRPVLKDKDNKIIEPEREECLNGDDNVETQLSSLNLCNVSDDDYLLSTVVEDLKVPLPAPLKLKHSSDLIVAGHCDGILCLKLFIGNAILWNPAMKEFKLLPKSLLLLPNDEDELLFYELNCYTEYLGFGYDPKGKDYKVVRFVIFDEVCYWFKAEVYDMHSNSWRDIKMKTIYSEMTTYVTQRQSSHASVYFNGQCYWLVSGYQQHLPHDGFVLSFDMSHEQFNEISYPDLSDGCRVMTLAIWKEFIALLSNQEESRVAQSYDMWVMMDDLGDGMGSWTKHLSIGPVECVGYPLLFCNGEHLFMENNEGQIVLYNTGTKKLKYLPIQFMGYIFYNQALIYGNSIVSINGGNVPDEIYISAFYGSGKFQSCYRGEVDISTFHSNEKLEM